A genome region from Solanum pennellii chromosome 12, SPENNV200 includes the following:
- the LOC107006725 gene encoding cytochrome P450 CYP736A12-like codes for MAFVWATLVVIFVVYALLNNIQNRKRYPPGPKGLPIIGHLHLLGKNPHRDLQELAKTHGPLMYVRLGLVPTIVVSSAETAEKVLKTYDHIFASRPHNEAAQYLAYGQKNLITAKYGPYWRNMRKLCTQHLLSNQKINSFQSMRREQVELMIKSLKNDDRVVVDLSAKISSLSADLTCLMVFGKKYMDEDLDKRGFKAVVNDVEHLAATPNLGDFFPFLGVIDLQGLTRRLKDLSKVLDEFLEKIIDEHVQFRDQKQSKDFVDTMLDIMQSGETEFQFDRRHIKAILFDMLIAAVGTSATAIEWILTELLRHPHVMKKLQKELEQVVGLEKMVKESDLENLNYLDMVVKEGLRLHSVAPLIPHEAMEDCIVNNFHIHKGSRIMINYFAIQRDPNIWPGAEKFLPERFVGSSIDIRGRDFQLLPFGSGRRSCPGMQLGIIIVQLTVAQLVHCFDWELPNGMEPSDLDVEEHFGLATSRENPLMAIPTYRLNDAESQTIQ; via the exons ATGGCTTTTGTATGGGCAACACTAGTTGTTATATTTGTTGTGTATGCCTTGCTAAACAACATCCAAAATAGGAAAAGATATCCTCCAGGTCCAAAAGGCCTTCCCATTATAGGACATCTTCACTTGTTAGGAAAAAATCCACACAGAGATTTACAAGAACTAGCAAAAACACATGGTCCACTTATGTATGTTAGACTGGGACTAGTACCTACAATCGTTGTCTCGTCTGCAGAAACAGCCGAGAAGGTCCTCAAGACATATGATCATATCTTTGCTAGTAGGCCTCATAACGAGGCAGCTCAGTATTTGGCATATGGACAGAAGAATCTGATAACCGCAAAGTATGGACCATACTGGCGCAACATGCGCAAATTGTGCACTCAGCACCTTTTGAGTAACCAAAAGATCAATTCATTTCAATCCATGAGAAGGGAGCAAGTTGAGCTTATGATTAAATCACTTAAAAATGATGATCGCGTTGTTGTTGATCTTAGTGCAAAGATTTCGTCTTTGAGTGCTGACTTGACTTGCTTGATGGTATTTGGAAAGAAGTACATGGATGAAGATTTGGATAAGAGGGGATTTAAAGCTGTTGTTAATGATGTGGAGCATTTAGCAGCAACACCAAATCTTGGTGATTTTTTCCCCTTCCTTGGTGTAATTGATCTTCAGGGACTCACTCGCCGGCTCAAAGATCTTTCAAAGGTGCTTGATGAGTTTCTTGAGAAGATTATCGATGAACATGTCCAGTTTCGTGACCAGAAGCAATCCAAAGACTTTGTTGACACCATGTTGGACATTATGCAATCAGGAGAAACAGAATTTCAGTTTGATCGTAGACATATAAAAGCTATCCTCTTC GATATGCTAATTGCAGCAGTGGGCACCTCAGCAACAGCTATAGAATGGATACTTACGGAGCTTCTTCGGCACCCTCATGTGATGAAGAAACTCCAAAAAGAGCTGGAACAAGTGGTAGGACTTGAAAAAATGGTAAAAGAATCAGACTTGGAGAATTTGAACTACTTAGACATGGTTGTAAAGGAGGGCCTGAGGCTGCATTCTGTAGCGCCACTAATACCTCACGAGGCCATGGAAGATTGTATAGTCAATAACTTCCACATACATAAAGGATCCCGGATCATGATTAATTATTTTGCTATTCAAAGGGATCCAAATATTTGGCCAGGGGCTGAAAAGTTTTTGCCCGAGAGGTTTGTTGGGAGCAGTATAGACATTCGTGGACGTGACTTCCAACTTTTACCATTTGGCTCTGGCAGAAGAAGTTGCCCTGGAATGCAGTTGGGGATCATCATTGTCCAACTTACAGTAGCACAACTGGTGCATTGCTTTGATTGGGAGCTTCCAAATGGTATGGAGCCTAGTGATTTGGATGTTGAGGAGCACTTTGGGTTAGCAACAAGCAGAGAAAATCCTTTAATGGCTATTCCTACTTATAGACTAAACGATGCTGAATCTCAAACGATACAATAA